The DNA sequence ATGATACATTACATCTAAGCCTATTTTTGGGATGTTACCGTAAAGTGgatcatctttaatgggaTCAAACAATAACCGACAAATACACTTACTCcataatttagattattttctgattttgtttcttctcGTGCATTTTTCAACTTATGCTATCAAACCTACCCTTAGTCTAATAGATGTCATACTTTCTTGTTCAGTTTATcgcataaaaaatgaagtatcacattttttttgaaaatgttttttctcacattaatatatataaatatatcttATGTCACctctaaacaaaaaaaatcttctaaaatcttgtgtcatcACCCAAATGACATCTATTATACGAGACTAAAGGAGTAATATTATTGGTTTATGAGAGAAACACTAAATTTAAGATACTTCAGATAGGAACTTCCTTCTATACATGCAtgtatactccatttgtccttaataagagtattatttagtttcGACACGGgtattagaaagaaaagtgggttgtgtaaagttggtggaatataaGTCCTACTTATTTATGCTTCATCCGTCCttgaaaattatgaactaTTTCTTTATTAGTTCGTTCCTGTAAAgtaagaattttttaattttgaaaatagttaaataagaACTTTTATTAGTCTAGTCCAACACTACTTTCATTACCctttatctctctttcttattttattaattaaacattaaaatccgtgtcgaactaaaatgttcatatttttcatgaatggagtgagtattaattttataataaaatatgaatgaaataagTGAAATAggactattaattaataaggtatgaatgaaaatgcaaaatagAATTCTTAATGAGTGATTGAGAGAATAGAAAACATCTGTTGGAAATTGGAATCTTATTACACATTCAAATCCAGAGCCAGATATCCACTCATATCCATTGACGTGACCAAAGACTTAATGGGCAAGTTAAGATACAAGCGTACATACATTTACAATTATTTGCGTATCACCTTGTTCGAATTTCATCGCCGATCGCTCTCGCTCAACGCCATATCCTATAAGGTCAAAATTAAGGTCAAAATCTAAATTTCATGCTACCATACTTTGAATCGTGTTTTGTTTGGTTTGGAGAGGGCGGATGGTGGCGGTGGTTGAATTAGTTCCACAATTTGTGGTTGTTTCAGGCGCTGcagatggacaacaacaaccgTCAGACAGCGGAAGGGCATATTCTGATGCCCGGTCAGGTGATCGGCGGCGATTGGAGGACTCAGCTGCAGCAGGATTCCAGACACAGGATTATAAACAAGATGTAAATTTCCATGTTTTCTTTGAATTGTTTTGGGGTTGATTGAGCTATGTGCGAGGAACTTGTATGCTAGTTTAATTAGTTGATGGAACCTTTGATTATTAGGCTTCTTGAccttcattattaattaattatacagtCATTTGCTCCCTGTGGTGTGTTCTAACTTTGTTCACTCTTGGGACTGAGAGGATCTAATGGTGATTGTgcctataaaaaatattgcaaGTTGTCCTGGGATGAGGGATCTATTGTTCAAATGCAGGTGATGACCAAGTAGATGTGTTATTTAAAAGTCTGGTATGACATTCCAATTATGTAGAGTGTGGTTTtcctaaataaataatcacaaGCCTATGGAgcttttactttatatttgGAGAATTGAATCAGTGTAGAGAACATTCGATATGTGGTTGTAATGCATTGATGCCATTCTTGAGAACATCTGAAAGTTGAGTACATACCATTTGATATGAACTTATGagctaatataattattgtcAAGTTTGCCTTTTTAGTCCAAaacatacttttttttttcatcagtTTCAGACTAACACAGTGATGCTCAATTACTAGAACGGAGACATTGAAGAGGCATCTTCCTTTCTCTGGAGAAGAGGGACTGCAGGAACTCAACAAAATAGCAGTCAGATTTGAGGAGAAAATATACACTGCGGCAACTAGCCAGGTATATACCACCACATGGTTTCACTTCAGCTATTTGAAAAATCTATACTAACTTGGACctatttcaatatttgtttACAGTCagattatttaagaaaaatctCTCTCAAAATGTTGACGATGGAGACGAAATCTCAGAATTCTCTTAATAGCAAAAATCCCCAAGATACAGGTAAAGAAGCATTTGTTCCATTTTCAATATCCATGATGTTTCTCTATGTTTCCGCTTGATTTGTAATGTGAACTAGTTGATATCAATATCTCCTGAATAAGGTAGCATccagaaaaatatttaagaattttatgtTATAATGTGGATTGAATGTAATGCGAAATCAAGAGTAACACGTTTAGATTGTTTATCTTCTTAGCTTACCACTAATTTAGTTGATTGCTTCTCCTTCATTTAGTTCTTGCAGCAGCAGGCCAATATCTTCTCACGGATGAT is a window from the Salvia hispanica cultivar TCC Black 2014 chromosome 1, UniMelb_Shisp_WGS_1.0, whole genome shotgun sequence genome containing:
- the LOC125201270 gene encoding mediator of RNA polymerase II transcription subunit 15a-like isoform X2, with translation MGKLRYKRTYIYNYLRITLFEFHRRSLSLNAISYKALQMDNNNRQTAEGHILMPGQVIGGDWRTQLQQDSRHRIINKITETLKRHLPFSGEEGLQELNKIAVRFEEKIYTAATSQSDYLRKISLKMLTMETKSQNSLNSKNPQDTVLAAAGQYLLTDDPEISNLSSALLNMPPLGSPSMDE
- the LOC125201270 gene encoding mediator of RNA polymerase II transcription subunit 15a-like isoform X1 codes for the protein MGKLRYKRTYIYNYLRITLFEFHRRSLSLNAISYKVKIKALQMDNNNRQTAEGHILMPGQVIGGDWRTQLQQDSRHRIINKITETLKRHLPFSGEEGLQELNKIAVRFEEKIYTAATSQSDYLRKISLKMLTMETKSQNSLNSKNPQDTVLAAAGQYLLTDDPEISNLSSALLNMPPLGSPSMDE